Below is a genomic region from Bacteroidota bacterium.
CAGCAAAAGGCGGTCTTGAACAAGCTCCCCAATCTAGCAGGTCGCTACCCGATGGATTAAAAAACGACACCCCGCTGATTACCATAACAAAAAACATCAATATGTTTATGCTAACCAATATAGGGGTTATGAAAAACCCGTCCTTTGGGATAAAAATCGAAAATATGCTGGATTTATTCTTAACCTTATTAGCCAGGAATCCTGCTGTTATCTTGCTAGAGTCATTTGCATATTTTTCGCTTGCTTTCAGCAGCTTTGGCAGCTTCTCCTCCAAATGCTCTGCCGTATTTTTCTCCTTGTAGGCGTTTATCTCTCTGGTTATTTTTTTTACGTTCCCCAGGTTTGTAAACCAGTCAAAGAAGATCATGGTATTGGACTCACTCTTGATGTACAGATTGTCATTTTCTATGTAAACAAAAACCTGCTCACCCATAGAGTACCACCAGGCCCGATCTACGTGGGCAATGATTGCGTTCTCGCCAATGAAGCTTACCTCCCAGTCCAGTTTCTTCATAGCTGCATAGGCAAGTAGCAAAGCATGCTGGGGCTTCATGCCATCCAGTTTCATTTTTTTTCTGCGGCTGGGTACTAGTCCAAATGCCATGGGTGATAGAATTAGATGATTAAGAAAAGACTGAGACGAACCGCCTAAATGTAGAAAAAGTGTAACGAACTTACAAAAAAGCGATTGGCTTATAGCCAGGCTACATCCGTTCTATTCGCACATTCCGTGGCTGGCACGTACACACAGGGTTTGCCACAAGGCCGGCAGGACGCTAGGTATCGTAGCCGAACCGACGGAGGTAGCCAGTCTTGTTTTTCCAGTCTTCGGCCACGCGCACATACAGCTCCAGGCGCACGGGCCTGCCCAGCAGGCTTTGTATTTCCTGCCGCGCGTCGGTACCTATCTGGCGGATCATCTGGCCCTGCTTGCCGATGACGATGCCCTTTTGGCTCTGCCGCTCCACGTGGATTTCCGCTTCTATGTGGGCGCGGCCGGTTCCATCGTCGTCACGGAAGAAAAGGATGCTTACCTCGCTGCTATAGGGTATTTCCTTCTGCGTATGCAGGAATACCTGCTCGCGGATGATTTCGGCCACAAAGAAGCGCTCGGGCCGGTCGGTCAGCGTGTCTTTGTCGTAGTAGGGAGGGGCTAGGGGCAGCAGCTCCAGCAGGGCCGCCAGCAGGTGGTCCAGGCCGGTGTGCTGCAGGGCCGACACCACCACCACCCGGGCAGGCTGCAGCGCCTGCCAGTCGGCCACGCGCTGCAGGATCTGGGCCTGGCTGTAGGCATCGGCCTTGTTTACCACCAGCACAATGGGTGCCTGCACGGTTCCTAGCAGCTGGCGCAGGGGTTCCTCGTCATGGGTTTCTTCGGGGGCCACCAGCAGCAGCACGGCATCGGCATCCTGCAGGCTGCTACCGGCGGCCTTCATCATGCTGTGGTGCAGGCCATACTGGGGCCGGATAACCCCCGGCGTATCCGAAAACACAATCTGATAGTCCG
It encodes:
- the era gene encoding GTPase Era, which gives rise to MSIEVPPGHRAGFVALLGKPNVGKSTLLNALLGTRLAIVTPKAQTTRHRILGVLSQPDYQIVFSDTPGVIRPQYGLHHSMMKAAGSSLQDADAVLLLVAPEETHDEEPLRQLLGTVQAPIVLVVNKADAYSQAQILQRVADWQALQPARVVVVSALQHTGLDHLLAALLELLPLAPPYYDKDTLTDRPERFFVAEIIREQVFLHTQKEIPYSSEVSILFFRDDDGTGRAHIEAEIHVERQSQKGIVIGKQGQMIRQIGTDARQEIQSLLGRPVRLELYVRVAEDWKNKTGYLRRFGYDT